The Corylus avellana chromosome ca8, CavTom2PMs-1.0 genome has a segment encoding these proteins:
- the LOC132189671 gene encoding kinesin-like protein KIN-14R isoform X1 — protein MDENDYVADSMDSTLCVPGSRLLRTGFTHTSCTDNPVIFVNAGGDALKEEGNLGFQVQPDGFFHGGDVLRTDETITEGGDIPSLYQSARVGNFCYLFNSLCPGDYFVDLHFAEIINTNGPRGMRVFDVFMQEEKVLSELDIYSIVGANKALQLVDVRVSVGEDGTMVMKFEGVNGNPMVSGIGIKRAAKLPASQVKHGYIICNNCAAEIEISSAQNKYLRMISTGKYEKKIEELKTQCQLKTDECHEAWMSLTAANEELQKVRMELDNKFLQNHYLDKAMEKQAANLRDICSRYERDKRLWAAVVDDLEKKVKTMKQEHYHLSLEAYQCSTSIPELNKMVFAVQALVGQCDDLKLKFSEEQAKRKMLYNQIQEAKGNIRVFCRCRPLRKDEISAGNATIIDFEAAKDGELGILTGGSTKKIFRFDRVYTPKDDQVDVFADASPMVASVLDGFNVCIFAFGQTGTGKTFTMEGSEQDRGVNYRTLEQLFKIAQERKETFTYSISVSVLEVYNEQIRDLLASAPTSKKLEIRQASEGVHHVPGIVKATVENIKEVWSVLQTGSNARAIGSNNVNEHSSRSHCILCIMVRAKNLMNGECTKSNLWLVDLAGSERLAKTDVQGERLKEAQNINRSLSALGDVISALASKSSHIPYRNSKLTHLLQDSLGGDSKTLMFVQISPLEQDLGETLSSLNFATRVRGVELGPARKQTDMGELQKLRMMLDKAKQELRLKDDALRKLEENSNNLEGKAKSKDQLYRSQQEKVSELEGQIASKTELCRQLEKQFFQLSEGVKAKEEICFNLQQKVKELENKLKGQEHAESMTLQHKMKELENKLKDRTQEFERHSSMLQRKANELENKLAMEKGNQGFQMLQRKIKDLEEKLRRQEQEERVIQACSAEKSGPTPTETKAWSRVQTLGEIDSPCLRNLNSVNRTINQESALLKGTDTLHKIRRRRELQSIGTENNFILSSPPLNQRILSSEPNKAKNIDQFKALSRLTRSTKTDTTGHRAFSGNKPYKYQLPGIKEKDNKSKIWLR, from the exons ATGGACGAAAACGACTACGTTGCGGATTCAATGGACTCGACGCTGTGTGTTCCGGGCTCGAGGTTGCTTCGAACAGGGTTCACGCACACCAGTTGCACAG ATAATCCGGTGATATTTGTAAATGCTGGAGGTGACGCTCTAAAGGAAGAAGGAAATCTTGGTTTTCAAGTTCAGCCCGACGGCTTTTTTCATGGAGGAGATGTTTTAAGAACTGATGAAACTATAACTGAGGGTGGTGATATACCATCCCTTTATCAATCAGCTCGGGTAGGAAATTTCTGTTACTTGTTCAACAGTCTATGCCCTGGGGACTATTTTGTTGATCTTCATTTTGCTGAAATTATAAACACAAATGGTCCTAGAGGAATGAGAGTATTTGATGTGTTCATGCAAGAAGAAAAG GTTCTATCCGAACTTGATATCTATTCCATTGTTGGAGCCAACAAGGCATTGCAGCTGGTAGATGTTAGAGTTTCTGTGGGGGAGGATGGGACAATGGTAATGAAGTTTGAGGGAGTTAATGGAAATCCAATGGTTAGTGGGATTGGCATAAAGAGGGCAGCTAAATTACCTG CATCCCAGGTTAAACATGGATACATCATATGTAACAATTGTGCTGCTGAGATAGAAATTTCATCAGCCCAG AATAAGTATTTGAGAATGATATCTACTGGCAAGTATGAAAAGAAGATAGAGGAGCTGAAGACACAGTGCCAGCTCAAGACAGATGAATGTCATGAGGCGTGGATGTCACTGACAGCTGCTAATGAGGAGCTTCAGAAGGTTAGGATGGAACTTGACAACAAGTTCCTTCAGAATCATTATTTAG ATAAGGCAATGGAAAAGCAAGCAGCAAATTTGAGGGATATTTGTAGTAGATATGAACGTGATAAGAGGCTGTGGGCTGCTGTTGTTGATGACttagaaaagaaagttaag ACCATGAAACAAGAGCATTATCATCTATCTCTTGAGGCATACCAGTGTTCTACTTCTATTCCTGAATTGAACAAAATGGTATTTGCAGTTCAAGCGCTAG TTGGACAGTGTGACGATCTTAAATTGAAGTTCAGTGAGGAGCAGGCGAAAAGAAAGATGCTCTATAACCAGATACAGGAAGCAAAAG GGAACATCAGGGTCTTTTGTAGGTGCCGGCCTTTGAGGAAGGATGAGATATCAGCTGGGAATGCAACAATTATTGATTTTGAGGCTGCTAAGGATGGAGAACTTGGGATACTTACTGGTGGGTCGACAAAGAAGATCTTCAGGTTTGACCGAGTTTATACCCCGAAGGATGATCAAG TTGACGTATTTGCGGATGCTTCACCGATGGTAGCTTCGGTGTTGGATGGCTTCAACGTCTGTATATTTGCATTCGGGCAAACAGGGACAGGAAAAACATTCACAATGGAAGGCTCGGAGCAGGACCGAGGAGTCAATTACAGAACCTTGGAGCAGTTGTTCAAAATTGCtcaggaaagaaaagaaactttcACATACAGCATATCTGTTAGTGTGCTTGAAGTCTACAATGAGCAAATCAGGGACTTGCTTGCCTCTGCTCCAACATCAAAGAA GTTGGAGATAAGGCAAGCTTCTGAAGGGGTTCATCATGTGCCAGGAATTGTTAAAGCCACAGTTGAGAACATCAAAGAGGTCTGGAGTGTTCTGCAAACTGGAAGCAATGCAAGGGCTATAGGATCAAACAACGTGAATGAACACAGTAGCCGATCCCATTG CATCCTCTGCATAATGGTAAGAGCAAAGAATTTGATGAATGGTGAGTGCACCAAGAGCAATCTATGGCTTGTGGACTTGGCTGGCAGTGAGAGGCTAGCAAAAACCGATGTGCAAGGGGAACGTCTCAAGGAAGCTCAAAACATCAATAGATCTCTTTCAGCTCTTGGGGATGTGATTTCTGCTTTGGCATCCAAAAGCAGCCATATTCCATACag GAACTCTAAACTCACACATTTACTTCAAGACTCCTTAG GGGGTGATTCTAAGACACTGATGTTTGTGCAAATCAGCCCTTTGGAGCAGGACCTAGGTGAGACTCTAAGTTCATTAAATTTTGCAACTCGGGTTCGAGGTGTGGAGTTGGGTCCTGCAAGGAAGCAGACTGATATGGGCGAGCTTCAAAAGCTGAGAATGATG CTTGATAAAGCAAAGCAAGAATTGAGATTGAAAGATGATGCTTTGCGGAAGTTAGAAGAGAACTCGAACAATTTAGAAGGTAAGGCCAAAAGCAAGGATCAGCTTTACAGAAGTCAACAAGAAAAGGTGAGTGAACTTGAAGGGCAGATTGCATCAAAGACAGAGTTATGCAGACAGCTGGAGAAGCAGTTCTTTCAACTTTCAGAAGGAGTGAAGGCAAAGGAGGAAATTTGCTTTAATCTTCAGCAGAAG GTGAAGGAGCTCGAGAACAAGCTCAAAGGGCAGGAGCATGCAGAGTCAATGACTCTTCAGCACAAG ATGAAGGAACTTGAGAACAAGCTGAAAGATAGAACACAAGAATTTGAGCGTCATTCCTCAATGCTACAACGAAAG GCCAATGAACTCGAAAACAAGCTGGCAATGGAAAAAGGCAACCAAGGATTTCAAATGCTTCAACGAAAG ATCAAAGATCTTGAAGAGAAGTTGAGAAGGCAAGAACAGGAAGAGCGCGTGATACAAGCGTGTTCTGCAGAGAAGTCAGGACCCACCCCCACTGAAACAAAAGCCTGGTCAAGAGTGCAAACTCTTGGTGAAATTGATTCCCCATGTCTGAGGAACTTAAACTCCGTAAACCGAACAATTAACCAGGAGTCAGCCTTGCTCAAAGGAACCGACACTCTCCACAAGATAAGGAGAAGGAGAGAGCTCCAAAGCATAGGGACTGAGAACAATTTTATATTGTCGAGTCCTCCGCTTAATCAGAGGATATTGTCAAGTGAACCAAACAAGGCCAAGAATATCGATCAATTCAAAGCATTGTCAAGGCTTACAAGAAGTACAAAAACAGACACTACTGGCCATAGAGCATTTTCTGGCAACAAACCTTATAAATATCAACTACCAGGGATCAAGGAGAAAGACAATAAGTCAAAAATTTGGCTGAGATAG
- the LOC132189671 gene encoding kinesin-like protein KIN-14R isoform X2, with protein MDENDYVADSMDSTLCVPGSRLLRTGFTHTSCTDNPVIFVNAGGDALKEEGNLGFQVQPDGFFHGGDVLRTDETITEGGDIPSLYQSARVLSELDIYSIVGANKALQLVDVRVSVGEDGTMVMKFEGVNGNPMVSGIGIKRAAKLPASQVKHGYIICNNCAAEIEISSAQNKYLRMISTGKYEKKIEELKTQCQLKTDECHEAWMSLTAANEELQKVRMELDNKFLQNHYLDKAMEKQAANLRDICSRYERDKRLWAAVVDDLEKKVKTMKQEHYHLSLEAYQCSTSIPELNKMVFAVQALVGQCDDLKLKFSEEQAKRKMLYNQIQEAKGNIRVFCRCRPLRKDEISAGNATIIDFEAAKDGELGILTGGSTKKIFRFDRVYTPKDDQVDVFADASPMVASVLDGFNVCIFAFGQTGTGKTFTMEGSEQDRGVNYRTLEQLFKIAQERKETFTYSISVSVLEVYNEQIRDLLASAPTSKKLEIRQASEGVHHVPGIVKATVENIKEVWSVLQTGSNARAIGSNNVNEHSSRSHCILCIMVRAKNLMNGECTKSNLWLVDLAGSERLAKTDVQGERLKEAQNINRSLSALGDVISALASKSSHIPYRNSKLTHLLQDSLGGDSKTLMFVQISPLEQDLGETLSSLNFATRVRGVELGPARKQTDMGELQKLRMMLDKAKQELRLKDDALRKLEENSNNLEGKAKSKDQLYRSQQEKVSELEGQIASKTELCRQLEKQFFQLSEGVKAKEEICFNLQQKVKELENKLKGQEHAESMTLQHKMKELENKLKDRTQEFERHSSMLQRKANELENKLAMEKGNQGFQMLQRKIKDLEEKLRRQEQEERVIQACSAEKSGPTPTETKAWSRVQTLGEIDSPCLRNLNSVNRTINQESALLKGTDTLHKIRRRRELQSIGTENNFILSSPPLNQRILSSEPNKAKNIDQFKALSRLTRSTKTDTTGHRAFSGNKPYKYQLPGIKEKDNKSKIWLR; from the exons ATGGACGAAAACGACTACGTTGCGGATTCAATGGACTCGACGCTGTGTGTTCCGGGCTCGAGGTTGCTTCGAACAGGGTTCACGCACACCAGTTGCACAG ATAATCCGGTGATATTTGTAAATGCTGGAGGTGACGCTCTAAAGGAAGAAGGAAATCTTGGTTTTCAAGTTCAGCCCGACGGCTTTTTTCATGGAGGAGATGTTTTAAGAACTGATGAAACTATAACTGAGGGTGGTGATATACCATCCCTTTATCAATCAGCTCGG GTTCTATCCGAACTTGATATCTATTCCATTGTTGGAGCCAACAAGGCATTGCAGCTGGTAGATGTTAGAGTTTCTGTGGGGGAGGATGGGACAATGGTAATGAAGTTTGAGGGAGTTAATGGAAATCCAATGGTTAGTGGGATTGGCATAAAGAGGGCAGCTAAATTACCTG CATCCCAGGTTAAACATGGATACATCATATGTAACAATTGTGCTGCTGAGATAGAAATTTCATCAGCCCAG AATAAGTATTTGAGAATGATATCTACTGGCAAGTATGAAAAGAAGATAGAGGAGCTGAAGACACAGTGCCAGCTCAAGACAGATGAATGTCATGAGGCGTGGATGTCACTGACAGCTGCTAATGAGGAGCTTCAGAAGGTTAGGATGGAACTTGACAACAAGTTCCTTCAGAATCATTATTTAG ATAAGGCAATGGAAAAGCAAGCAGCAAATTTGAGGGATATTTGTAGTAGATATGAACGTGATAAGAGGCTGTGGGCTGCTGTTGTTGATGACttagaaaagaaagttaag ACCATGAAACAAGAGCATTATCATCTATCTCTTGAGGCATACCAGTGTTCTACTTCTATTCCTGAATTGAACAAAATGGTATTTGCAGTTCAAGCGCTAG TTGGACAGTGTGACGATCTTAAATTGAAGTTCAGTGAGGAGCAGGCGAAAAGAAAGATGCTCTATAACCAGATACAGGAAGCAAAAG GGAACATCAGGGTCTTTTGTAGGTGCCGGCCTTTGAGGAAGGATGAGATATCAGCTGGGAATGCAACAATTATTGATTTTGAGGCTGCTAAGGATGGAGAACTTGGGATACTTACTGGTGGGTCGACAAAGAAGATCTTCAGGTTTGACCGAGTTTATACCCCGAAGGATGATCAAG TTGACGTATTTGCGGATGCTTCACCGATGGTAGCTTCGGTGTTGGATGGCTTCAACGTCTGTATATTTGCATTCGGGCAAACAGGGACAGGAAAAACATTCACAATGGAAGGCTCGGAGCAGGACCGAGGAGTCAATTACAGAACCTTGGAGCAGTTGTTCAAAATTGCtcaggaaagaaaagaaactttcACATACAGCATATCTGTTAGTGTGCTTGAAGTCTACAATGAGCAAATCAGGGACTTGCTTGCCTCTGCTCCAACATCAAAGAA GTTGGAGATAAGGCAAGCTTCTGAAGGGGTTCATCATGTGCCAGGAATTGTTAAAGCCACAGTTGAGAACATCAAAGAGGTCTGGAGTGTTCTGCAAACTGGAAGCAATGCAAGGGCTATAGGATCAAACAACGTGAATGAACACAGTAGCCGATCCCATTG CATCCTCTGCATAATGGTAAGAGCAAAGAATTTGATGAATGGTGAGTGCACCAAGAGCAATCTATGGCTTGTGGACTTGGCTGGCAGTGAGAGGCTAGCAAAAACCGATGTGCAAGGGGAACGTCTCAAGGAAGCTCAAAACATCAATAGATCTCTTTCAGCTCTTGGGGATGTGATTTCTGCTTTGGCATCCAAAAGCAGCCATATTCCATACag GAACTCTAAACTCACACATTTACTTCAAGACTCCTTAG GGGGTGATTCTAAGACACTGATGTTTGTGCAAATCAGCCCTTTGGAGCAGGACCTAGGTGAGACTCTAAGTTCATTAAATTTTGCAACTCGGGTTCGAGGTGTGGAGTTGGGTCCTGCAAGGAAGCAGACTGATATGGGCGAGCTTCAAAAGCTGAGAATGATG CTTGATAAAGCAAAGCAAGAATTGAGATTGAAAGATGATGCTTTGCGGAAGTTAGAAGAGAACTCGAACAATTTAGAAGGTAAGGCCAAAAGCAAGGATCAGCTTTACAGAAGTCAACAAGAAAAGGTGAGTGAACTTGAAGGGCAGATTGCATCAAAGACAGAGTTATGCAGACAGCTGGAGAAGCAGTTCTTTCAACTTTCAGAAGGAGTGAAGGCAAAGGAGGAAATTTGCTTTAATCTTCAGCAGAAG GTGAAGGAGCTCGAGAACAAGCTCAAAGGGCAGGAGCATGCAGAGTCAATGACTCTTCAGCACAAG ATGAAGGAACTTGAGAACAAGCTGAAAGATAGAACACAAGAATTTGAGCGTCATTCCTCAATGCTACAACGAAAG GCCAATGAACTCGAAAACAAGCTGGCAATGGAAAAAGGCAACCAAGGATTTCAAATGCTTCAACGAAAG ATCAAAGATCTTGAAGAGAAGTTGAGAAGGCAAGAACAGGAAGAGCGCGTGATACAAGCGTGTTCTGCAGAGAAGTCAGGACCCACCCCCACTGAAACAAAAGCCTGGTCAAGAGTGCAAACTCTTGGTGAAATTGATTCCCCATGTCTGAGGAACTTAAACTCCGTAAACCGAACAATTAACCAGGAGTCAGCCTTGCTCAAAGGAACCGACACTCTCCACAAGATAAGGAGAAGGAGAGAGCTCCAAAGCATAGGGACTGAGAACAATTTTATATTGTCGAGTCCTCCGCTTAATCAGAGGATATTGTCAAGTGAACCAAACAAGGCCAAGAATATCGATCAATTCAAAGCATTGTCAAGGCTTACAAGAAGTACAAAAACAGACACTACTGGCCATAGAGCATTTTCTGGCAACAAACCTTATAAATATCAACTACCAGGGATCAAGGAGAAAGACAATAAGTCAAAAATTTGGCTGAGATAG